A single region of the Labeo rohita strain BAU-BD-2019 chromosome 3, IGBB_LRoh.1.0, whole genome shotgun sequence genome encodes:
- the rras gene encoding ras-related protein R-Ras: MSTEERYKLVVVGGGGVGKSALTIQFIQSYFVSDYDPTIEDSYTKNCNVDGKETRLDILDTAGQEEFGAMREQYMRSGEGFLLVFALNDSGSYDEIQKFHTQILRVKDRDDFPMVLVGNKSDLDQQRVISRDEAMSFARENRIHYMESSAKNRHNVDEAFMEVVRAIRKFQETESPPLPANHAGKQKSGGCPCTLL, encoded by the exons ATgtcaactgaagaaagatatAAGTTGGTGGTCGTGGGCGGTGGAGGTGTGGGGAAAAGCGCCCTCACTATTCAGTTCATTCAG TCATACTTCGTGTCTGACTATGACCCGACCATTGAAGACTCGTACACTAAAAACTGCAACGTGGATGGAAAGGAGACAAGATTAGACA TCCTTGACACAGCAGGACAAGAGGAGTTCGGAGCGATGAGAGAGCAGTACATGCGCTCCGGAGAGGGTTTCTTATTGGTGTTTGCTCTTAATGATAGTGGCAG TTATGATGAAATACAGAAATTTCACACTCAGATATTGCGGGTGAAGGATCGAGATGACTTTCCTATGGTTCTTGTTGGCAACAAATCAGATCTTGACCAGCAGAGAGTG ATCTCGAGAGATGAGGCCATGTCGTTTGCCCGAGAAAACAggatccactatatggagtcgTCAGCTAAGAACCGCCACAATGTGGACGAAGCCTTCATGGAGGTTGTGCGAGCAATAAG GAAGTTTCAGGAGACGGAGAGTCCACCGCTCCCCGCTAATCACGCGGGGAAGCAGAAGAGTGGTGGCTGTCCCTGCACCCTGCTCTGA